In Bombyx mori chromosome 11, ASM3026992v2, one genomic interval encodes:
- the LOC105842522 gene encoding uncharacterized protein LOC105842522, which translates to MRKALDGWNGGVTVGGTKITNLRYADDTTILAASETEMAAILERIERVSLEFGLHINRSKTKVMTVDRAQVLSPSNALKDYEKVEEFIYLGSLISNRGNCEKEIGRRIGMAKSAMTSLDKIWKDLTAKIRNNDTANPQIN; encoded by the exons ATGAGGAAGGCGCTTGATGGCTGGAACGGCGGCGTTACGGTGGGCGGTACGAAGATCACGAACCTAAGATATGCCGATGATACAACAATCCTTGCAGCCAGCGAGACCGAGATGGCTGCGATCTTGGAGCGAATAGAGAGAGTGAGCCTTGAATTTGGCCTGCACATAAACCGCTCTAAGACCAAAGTGATGACGGTGGACAGAGCTCAAGTTTTAAGTCCATCAAATGCACTCAAGGATTATGAGAAAGTGGAGGAATTTATATACTTGGGGTCGCTGATCTCTAACCGTGGTAACTGCGAGAAAGAAATCGGACGCCGTATCGGGATGGCTAAAAGTGCCATGACTAGCCTCGATAAAATCTGGAAAGACC TGACAGCTAAAATTAGAAATAACGACACTGCTAATCCACAGATAAACTAA